From the Streptococcus oralis ATCC 35037 genome, one window contains:
- a CDS encoding CPBP family intramembrane glutamic endopeptidase: MKDKTIWQEVLNRGKWVIILLVAFVLSQFPIGLALFLANKQFPILQSGLLVGALSIVVLIVFIIGARKTQLATFNLSFFKAKDLARLVLSYLVIFATNLLGSLLLRLTNEATTSNQSILNGLVQNSSLISTFFLLVLIAPICEEILCRGIIPKKIFRGKEKLGFIVGAIVFALLHMPTNLPSVIIYGGMSTVLTWTAYKTERLEMSILLHMILNGIAFCLLALLVLISRNLGLSF, from the coding sequence ATGAAAGATAAGACGATTTGGCAAGAGGTTTTAAACAGAGGGAAATGGGTGATCATCCTTTTGGTAGCTTTTGTTCTATCTCAATTTCCCATAGGACTTGCTTTGTTTTTAGCAAACAAACAGTTTCCGATTTTACAGTCAGGGCTCTTAGTAGGTGCTCTATCCATAGTCGTTTTGATTGTATTCATTATTGGTGCACGAAAAACACAACTTGCTACTTTTAATCTATCCTTTTTTAAGGCAAAAGACTTGGCTCGCTTGGTACTGAGTTATCTGGTGATTTTTGCGACAAATCTCTTGGGTTCACTACTGCTTCGACTAACAAATGAGGCAACAACCAGTAACCAATCAATACTGAATGGTTTGGTTCAGAATAGTTCCTTGATTTCAACTTTCTTCCTACTAGTCTTGATTGCGCCGATTTGTGAAGAAATTTTGTGTCGTGGGATTATTCCAAAAAAGATCTTCCGCGGAAAAGAAAAACTAGGTTTTATTGTTGGTGCAATCGTCTTTGCCTTGCTTCATATGCCAACCAATCTACCTTCTGTGATTATTTATGGAGGAATGTCAACGGTTTTGACTTGGACAGCCTATAAGACTGAGCGTTTGGAGATGTCCATTTTGCTTCATATGATTCTCAATGGTATTGCATTTTGTTTGTTGGCCTTATTGGTGTTGATTAGTAGAAATCTAGGTCTATCATTCTAA
- the folP gene encoding dihydropteroate synthase produces the protein MFSKASQAKTAICGIINVTPDSFSDGGQFFAVDQALQQARKLIAEGASMLDIGGESTRPGSSYVEIEEEIQRVVPVIKAIREESDVLISIDTWKSQVAEAALKAGANLVNDITGLMGDEKMANVVAKAGAKVVIMFNPVMVRPQHPSSLIFPHFGFGQAFTEEELAGFEKMPIEDLMEAFFERALARANQAGIARENILLDPGIGFGLTKKENLLFLRDLDKLHQQGYPIFLGVSRKRFVINILEENGFEVNPETEVGFRNRDTASAHVTTIAARQGVEVVRVHDVASHRMAVEIASAIRLADDAENLDLKQYK, from the coding sequence ATGTTCAGTAAAGCTAGTCAGGCAAAAACAGCCATTTGCGGAATTATCAATGTAACCCCAGATTCCTTTTCGGATGGTGGTCAGTTTTTTGCTGTTGACCAGGCGCTTCAGCAAGCCCGTAAATTGATAGCTGAAGGAGCTAGCATGCTTGATATCGGTGGAGAATCGACTCGGCCGGGCAGTAGCTATGTTGAGATAGAAGAGGAAATCCAGCGTGTTGTTCCAGTGATTAAAGCTATCCGTGAGGAAAGTGATGTTCTCATTTCCATCGATACTTGGAAAAGTCAGGTGGCAGAGGCTGCCTTGAAAGCTGGTGCCAATCTGGTCAATGATATCACTGGTCTCATGGGAGATGAGAAAATGGCGAATGTGGTTGCGAAGGCTGGAGCAAAAGTGGTTATCATGTTTAATCCAGTTATGGTTCGTCCTCAGCACCCTAGTTCACTCATATTTCCTCATTTTGGTTTTGGACAAGCTTTTACAGAAGAAGAGTTAGCTGGCTTTGAAAAAATGCCAATCGAAGACTTGATGGAGGCTTTCTTTGAACGAGCTCTAGCGAGAGCAAACCAAGCTGGGATAGCAAGAGAAAACATTTTGCTGGATCCAGGAATTGGCTTTGGTCTGACTAAGAAAGAAAATCTACTTTTTCTACGGGACCTTGATAAATTGCATCAGCAGGGCTATCCAATCTTTCTGGGTGTTTCGCGCAAGCGGTTTGTTATCAATATCCTTGAGGAGAATGGCTTTGAAGTCAATCCTGAGACGGAAGTCGGTTTCCGAAATCGGGACACCGCTTCGGCTCATGTAACGACTATCGCTGCGAGACAGGGTGTAGAAGTAGTGCGTGTGCATGATGTAGCCAGTCACAGGATGGCAGTTGAAATTGCGTCAGCCATTCGTTTGGCAGATGATGCAGAAAATCTAGATTTAAAACAATATAAATAA
- a CDS encoding bifunctional folylpolyglutamate synthase/dihydrofolate synthase, protein MNEIQNNQWIAHYRTDQPHFGLERMVELLALRGNPQLKLKVIHIGGTNGKGSTIAFLKKMLEGLSLRVGVFSSPYLIHYTDQISINGESIPEARLENLMADYQSLLEGESADNLQGTTEFEIITALAYDYFASEQVDVAIMEVGMGGLLDSTNVCQPILTGITTIGLDHVALLGDTLEAIAEQKAGIIKQGIPLVTGHIVPESLTVIDRIAEGKDAPRIRYGKDYQVSHQKSVVTGEIFDYTSSVRQGRFQTGLLGLHQIENAGMALALLDTYCQETGRELASNDLVAQALKETRWPGRLEVVFSDPLLLLDGAHNPHAIKALLATLQERFADYHKEILFTCIKTKALEDMLDLLETVPDSQLTLTYFDDSRATDESVLKGTAKSRNLNYQSWQDFLEQKLTNKNEEKQTVRIVTGSLYFLSQVRAYLMERKNENGYTKD, encoded by the coding sequence ATGAACGAAATTCAAAACAATCAGTGGATTGCCCACTATCGGACGGACCAACCACATTTTGGTTTGGAGCGAATGGTAGAACTCCTAGCTTTACGTGGCAATCCCCAGCTCAAACTCAAGGTCATCCATATCGGAGGGACCAATGGCAAGGGGTCTACAATTGCTTTTTTGAAAAAGATGCTGGAAGGGCTAAGCCTGAGAGTTGGGGTGTTCAGCTCGCCCTATCTCATTCATTATACGGATCAGATTAGCATTAATGGGGAATCCATTCCCGAGGCTAGGCTAGAAAACCTCATGGCAGACTATCAGTCTTTGCTTGAGGGGGAATCTGCTGACAATTTGCAGGGAACAACCGAGTTTGAGATTATCACAGCTCTTGCCTATGATTACTTTGCCTCAGAACAAGTAGATGTGGCTATCATGGAAGTCGGCATGGGTGGTCTTTTGGATAGTACTAATGTCTGCCAGCCAATTTTGACAGGAATTACGACCATTGGACTGGATCATGTGGCCCTACTTGGTGACACCTTGGAAGCCATAGCAGAGCAGAAGGCTGGTATTATCAAACAAGGTATTCCCTTGGTGACAGGTCATATTGTTCCTGAATCCTTGACGGTTATTGACCGCATTGCGGAAGGGAAAGATGCACCGAGAATACGATATGGGAAAGATTATCAGGTCAGTCACCAAAAGAGTGTGGTGACAGGCGAAATCTTTGATTATACCAGTTCTGTCAGACAAGGTCGCTTTCAAACAGGCCTGCTTGGCTTGCACCAGATAGAAAATGCGGGGATGGCGCTTGCCCTCCTAGACACTTATTGCCAGGAGACTGGGCGAGAGTTAGCAAGTAATGACTTGGTTGCTCAAGCTTTGAAAGAGACCAGATGGCCAGGGCGTTTGGAGGTCGTGTTTAGCGACCCCTTGTTGCTTTTGGATGGGGCCCACAATCCTCATGCTATCAAGGCTTTATTAGCAACCTTGCAAGAACGCTTTGCGGATTATCATAAGGAAATCCTCTTTACGTGTATTAAAACCAAGGCTTTGGAGGATATGCTGGATTTGCTAGAAACGGTGCCGGATAGCCAGCTGACTCTGACTTATTTTGATGATAGTCGGGCGACGGATGAAAGCGTGTTGAAAGGGACAGCCAAGTCTAGAAATCTCAATTACCAAAGTTGGCAGGATTTTCTAGAGCAGAAATTGACAAATAAAAATGAAGAGAAACAAACAGTTAGGATTGTCACAGGTTCCTTGTATTTCTTGAGCCAAGTGAGAGCCTATCTGATGGAGAGGAAGAACGAGAATGGATACACAAAAGATTGA
- the folE gene encoding GTP cyclohydrolase I FolE: MDTQKIEAAVKMIIEAVGEDANREGLQETPARVARMYQEIFSGLGQTAEEHLSKSFEIIDDNMVVEKDIFFHTMCEHHFLPFYGKAHIAYIPDGRVAGLSKLARTVEVYSKKPQIQERLNIEVADALMNYLGAKGAFVVIEAEHMCMSMRGVRKPGTATLTTVARGLFETDKDLRDQAYRLMGL; encoded by the coding sequence ATGGATACACAAAAGATTGAAGCAGCTGTAAAAATGATTATCGAGGCTGTTGGTGAGGACGCTAACCGCGAGGGCTTGCAGGAAACACCTGCTCGTGTAGCCCGTATGTACCAAGAGATTTTTTCAGGTCTTGGCCAAACTGCTGAGGAACACTTGTCAAAATCCTTTGAGATTATTGATGATAACATGGTGGTAGAAAAGGATATTTTTTTCCATACCATGTGTGAGCACCACTTCTTGCCATTTTATGGTAAAGCGCACATTGCCTATATTCCAGATGGCCGTGTGGCAGGCTTGTCCAAGCTAGCCCGTACGGTTGAAGTCTACTCTAAAAAACCACAAATTCAAGAACGGTTGAATATTGAAGTGGCTGATGCCTTGATGAACTACCTGGGTGCTAAAGGGGCCTTTGTTGTCATTGAGGCCGAGCATATGTGTATGAGCATGCGTGGTGTCAGAAAACCAGGTACTGCGACTTTGACAACAGTCGCTCGTGGTCTATTTGAAACAGATAAGGACCTAAGAGATCAGGCTTATCGTTTAATGGGACTATAA
- the folK gene encoding 2-amino-4-hydroxy-6-hydroxymethyldihydropteridine diphosphokinase, with amino-acid sequence MDQLQIKDLEIFAYHGLFPSEKELGQKFVISASLSYDMTKAATELDLTASVHYGELCQQWKTWFQESTEDLIETVAYKLVERTFETYPLVQEIELELKKPWAPVHLPLDTCSVTIHRRKQRAFIALGSNMGDKQANLGKAIDNLRARGIHILKESSVLTTEPWGGVEQDSFANQVIEVETWLPAPVLLETLLAIESEMGRVREVHWGPRLIDLDLLFVEDQIVYTDNLILPHPYIAERLFVLEPLVEIAPHFIHPILKQPIRYLVDQLEQGNA; translated from the coding sequence ATGGATCAACTGCAGATTAAAGATTTGGAAATTTTTGCCTATCATGGTCTTTTCCCTAGTGAGAAGGAATTGGGGCAGAAGTTTGTTATTTCCGCAAGCTTATCCTATGATATGACCAAGGCGGCTACAGAATTGGATTTAACAGCATCTGTCCATTACGGAGAACTGTGTCAGCAGTGGAAGACTTGGTTTCAGGAAAGCACTGAGGATTTGATTGAAACGGTAGCCTACAAACTAGTTGAACGTACCTTTGAGACCTATCCTCTTGTCCAAGAGATTGAGTTGGAACTAAAAAAACCTTGGGCTCCAGTGCATTTACCGTTGGATACCTGCTCGGTGACCATTCACCGTCGTAAGCAACGGGCCTTTATCGCCCTAGGAAGTAATATGGGAGATAAGCAAGCAAACTTGGGAAAAGCCATTGACAACCTGCGAGCTCGTGGCATCCATATTCTCAAAGAGTCCAGTGTTTTGACGACGGAACCTTGGGGTGGTGTGGAACAGGATAGCTTTGCCAATCAGGTGATTGAAGTAGAAACCTGGCTACCGGCTCCAGTCTTGTTAGAAACATTATTAGCCATTGAGTCAGAAATGGGACGGGTTCGAGAGGTGCATTGGGGGCCTCGTTTGATTGATTTGGACTTGCTCTTTGTGGAGGACCAGATCGTTTATACAGACAACCTCATCTTGCCTCATCCTTATATAGCAGAACGCCTCTTTGTTCTTGAGCCGTTAGTGGAAATAGCTCCCCATTTTATCCATCCGATCCTAAAGCAACCAATTCGGTATTTGGTTGACCAGTTGGAGCAAGGAAATGCCTAA
- a CDS encoding membrane protein, giving the protein MPKLSETYSKWKSIGEGLLAIVLGLLLIRFGQVIPRMGYQLLMAYFSLSAVWHLLTRWFQDKKRRENIFVTLGKLVVAALVFDSIILQDLALYLLVFIIASYQLFTGIISLVTWSLYRKNAIHPRIHHLFDAVWMIGFGLYSISPFHDAANFELLLLGFYLLMLGASSLRDGFFFERIENNPKLKRRMRMTLPIFVTALIPISTLRKLNEWLANHESQEGEVHSERKNDQTVDLEIFIHTSETSFFLAMGHVDICYQGKVISYGSYDPHSERLFGMVGDGVLFKANREKYIELCKRESQKTLFAYGLSLTDQQKAAIQARLAEIEDLLIPWEPSSQLMKRREGEVKHTYSYQLKEEADATLYKFSSSEFKTYFVLSTNCVLLADSIVGKAGTDILSPQGFIVPGTYQDYLDLEYTKPNGLVVSRSIY; this is encoded by the coding sequence ATGCCTAAGCTTTCCGAGACCTATAGCAAGTGGAAGAGTATCGGGGAGGGACTACTTGCTATTGTTTTAGGGCTCCTCTTGATTCGTTTTGGACAAGTTATTCCACGAATGGGGTACCAGTTGTTGATGGCCTACTTTTCCTTGTCAGCAGTTTGGCACTTGTTGACTCGCTGGTTTCAAGATAAAAAACGTCGGGAAAATATCTTTGTAACCTTGGGCAAGCTGGTGGTAGCGGCTCTCGTGTTTGACTCTATCATTTTGCAAGATCTTGCCCTCTATCTCTTGGTCTTTATCATTGCGAGCTACCAGCTGTTTACAGGCATCATTAGTCTTGTGACCTGGTCTCTCTATCGAAAAAATGCCATTCATCCTCGGATCCATCATCTCTTTGATGCTGTATGGATGATAGGATTCGGGCTTTATAGCATCTCTCCTTTTCACGATGCAGCGAATTTTGAATTGCTCTTGCTTGGATTTTACTTGCTCATGCTAGGAGCCAGTAGCCTCCGGGACGGATTCTTTTTTGAAAGGATAGAAAACAATCCCAAGCTGAAACGACGTATGCGAATGACTCTGCCGATCTTTGTGACGGCTCTGATTCCTATCAGCACCTTGCGAAAACTAAATGAGTGGCTGGCAAATCATGAAAGTCAAGAAGGGGAAGTTCATTCAGAAAGAAAAAACGACCAGACGGTTGACCTGGAAATTTTTATCCATACCTCAGAAACCTCCTTCTTCCTCGCCATGGGACATGTGGATATTTGTTATCAAGGGAAGGTTATTTCCTATGGTTCCTATGATCCCCACTCGGAGCGTTTATTTGGTATGGTTGGAGACGGTGTTTTGTTTAAGGCCAATCGGGAGAAATACATCGAACTCTGTAAGAGGGAAAGTCAGAAGACCTTGTTTGCTTATGGTCTGAGTTTGACGGACCAACAGAAAGCAGCTATCCAAGCGCGTTTAGCGGAGATAGAAGACCTGTTAATTCCTTGGGAACCAAGTTCGCAGTTGATGAAAAGAAGAGAGGGAGAGGTCAAGCATACCTACTCCTACCAACTGAAAGAGGAAGCAGATGCGACCCTCTATAAATTCAGCTCATCCGAGTTTAAGACCTACTTTGTTCTCAGTACCAATTGTGTCTTGCTGGCAGACTCTATCGTAGGAAAAGCTGGGACTGATATATTGAGTCCCCAAGGTTTCATTGTGCCAGGGACTTATCAGGATTACCTTGATTTAGAGTATACAAAACCCAATGGTCTAGTTGTTAGTCGATCCATTTATTAG
- a CDS encoding DUF960 domain-containing protein, whose amino-acid sequence MAFTNTQRRSASFGVVTSLPDDVIDSLWYIIDHFLKNVFELEEELEFQLLNNKGTITFHFSSQHLPTSIDFDFNHPFDPLYPPRVLVLDLDGRETILLPEENDLF is encoded by the coding sequence ATGGCTTTTACAAATACACAGAGACGTTCCGCTAGCTTTGGTGTCGTGACCAGCTTGCCTGATGATGTCATTGACTCTTTATGGTATATTATCGATCATTTCCTGAAAAATGTCTTTGAATTAGAAGAAGAACTTGAGTTTCAACTGCTCAACAATAAGGGGACCATCACCTTCCATTTTTCTAGCCAGCATCTTCCGACTAGCATCGATTTTGATTTCAATCATCCTTTTGATCCGCTTTACCCTCCTAGGGTCCTTGTTTTAGACTTGGACGGCAGAGAAACCATCCTCCTTCCAGAAGAAAATGACCTATTTTAA
- the ccpA gene encoding catabolite control protein A: MNTDDTVTIYDVAREAGVSMATVSRVVNGNKNVKENTRKKVLEVIDRLDYRPNAVARGLASKKTTTVGVVIPNITNGYFSTLAKGIDDIAEMYKYNIVLANSDEDDEKEVSVVNTLFSKQVDGIIFMGYHLTEKIRSEFSRSRTPVVLAGTVDVEHQLPSVNIDYKQATIDAVSYLLEENEKIAFVSGPLVDDINGKVRLIGYKEALKKAGHSYSEGLVFESKYSYDDGYALAERLISSQATAAVVTGDELAAGVLNGLADHGVSVPEEFEIITTDDSQIARFTRPNLTTIAQPLYDLGAISMRMLTKIMHKEELEEREVLLPHGLTERRSTRKRN, encoded by the coding sequence ATGAACACAGATGATACAGTAACGATTTATGACGTCGCCCGTGAAGCAGGAGTTTCGATGGCAACAGTTAGCCGTGTCGTTAATGGCAACAAGAATGTTAAAGAGAACACCCGAAAAAAAGTCCTAGAAGTGATTGATCGCTTGGACTATCGTCCAAATGCGGTAGCCCGTGGTTTAGCTAGCAAGAAAACAACGACAGTCGGAGTTGTGATTCCGAACATTACCAATGGTTATTTCTCAACACTTGCTAAGGGGATTGACGACATTGCTGAAATGTACAAGTATAACATTGTCCTTGCAAATAGTGATGAGGATGATGAAAAGGAAGTTTCAGTGGTCAACACTCTCTTTTCAAAACAAGTCGATGGGATTATCTTTATGGGCTATCACTTGACTGAAAAGATTCGTTCAGAGTTTTCTCGTTCACGGACACCGGTTGTTCTTGCTGGTACTGTGGATGTAGAACACCAACTTCCAAGTGTCAATATCGACTACAAACAAGCAACGATTGATGCCGTGAGCTATCTTCTCGAAGAAAACGAAAAGATTGCTTTTGTGAGTGGACCACTCGTCGATGATATCAATGGTAAGGTTCGTTTGATCGGTTACAAGGAAGCCCTGAAAAAAGCTGGACATTCTTATAGCGAGGGCTTGGTCTTCGAATCAAAATACAGCTATGACGATGGTTATGCCTTGGCAGAACGCTTGATTTCATCACAAGCTACAGCCGCAGTTGTAACAGGTGATGAATTGGCGGCAGGTGTGTTGAATGGTTTGGCTGACCATGGCGTATCTGTGCCGGAAGAGTTTGAAATCATTACGACAGATGACTCTCAGATTGCACGATTCACTCGTCCAAACTTGACGACTATTGCCCAACCTCTTTATGACTTAGGTGCTATCAGCATGCGTATGTTGACTAAGATTATGCATAAGGAAGAGTTGGAAGAACGTGAAGTTCTCTTACCTCATGGTTTGACAGAGCGCCGCTCTACACGAAAACGTAATTAG
- a CDS encoding asparaginase has product MPKKILVLHTGGTISMQADATGAVVTSQENPMNHVSNPLEGIEVHALDFFNLPSPHIKPKHMLALYHKIKEEADNYDGVVITHGTDTLEETAYFLDTMKIPPIPIVLTGAMRSSNELGSDGVYNYLSALRVASDDKAADKGVLVVMNDEIHAAKYVTKTHTTNVSTFQTPTHGPLGLIMKQEILYFKTAEPRVRFDLEHIQGLVPIISAYAGMTDELIDMLDLEQLDGLVIQAFGAGNVPKETAQKLENLLQKGIPVALVSRCFNGIAEPVYAYQGGGVQLQQAGVFFVKELNAQKARLKLLIALNAGLKGQALKDYMEG; this is encoded by the coding sequence ATGCCTAAGAAAATCCTTGTTTTACATACAGGTGGGACTATTTCCATGCAAGCAGACGCCACTGGTGCCGTTGTAACTAGCCAGGAAAATCCCATGAACCATGTTTCCAATCCGCTTGAAGGGATTGAGGTTCATGCCCTAGACTTTTTTAATCTGCCAAGCCCTCATATCAAACCCAAGCATATGCTTGCACTCTATCATAAGATTAAAGAGGAAGCTGATAACTACGATGGAGTTGTCATCACACATGGTACAGATACCTTAGAAGAAACAGCTTACTTCCTTGATACCATGAAAATTCCGCCCATCCCCATCGTTCTAACAGGTGCCATGCGTAGTTCAAACGAACTTGGTAGCGATGGTGTTTATAACTATCTGAGCGCTTTACGAGTTGCCAGTGATGATAAAGCAGCCGACAAGGGTGTGCTGGTCGTCATGAACGATGAGATCCACGCAGCCAAGTATGTTACCAAAACTCATACGACCAATGTCAGCACCTTTCAAACCCCAACACATGGACCACTTGGCCTTATCATGAAGCAAGAAATCCTCTACTTCAAAACAGCTGAACCTCGTGTCCGGTTTGATCTCGAACATATTCAAGGTCTAGTTCCCATCATCTCAGCCTATGCCGGTATGACAGACGAGCTGATTGATATGTTAGACTTGGAACAGCTGGATGGCTTAGTTATTCAGGCCTTTGGAGCAGGCAATGTTCCCAAAGAAACAGCTCAAAAGTTGGAAAATCTCCTGCAAAAAGGGATTCCAGTCGCCTTGGTCTCACGTTGTTTTAATGGTATTGCTGAACCTGTCTACGCCTACCAAGGTGGAGGGGTACAGTTGCAACAAGCTGGTGTTTTCTTTGTCAAAGAACTCAACGCTCAAAAAGCGCGCCTCAAATTATTAATTGCCCTTAATGCTGGACTAAAAGGACAAGCTTTGAAAGACTATATGGAAGGATAA
- a CDS encoding Cof-type HAD-IIB family hydrolase — protein sequence MEVKAVFFDIDGTLVNDRKSVLKSTKDAIKIVKEQGVLVGVATGRGPFFVKELMEDLDLDFAVTYNGQYIFNKEKVLFASPIAKSSLRQLIAYAKKERKEIALGTEHAVVGSKIMSFGLGSFSQLVSRFIPTVLTRTVSRSFNRMVSKAVPQKEDDLLNLINQPIYQVLMLMTPEESEKAAADFEDLKLTRSNPFAADIINQGNSKLEGIRRVGKEYGFDLNQVMAFGDSDNDLEMLAGVGMSVAMGNGSSSVKEVAKHITASNQQDGIHKALEHFGVLASEKVFVSRDYHFNKVKTFHHMMDERTQEEPQAWDAEGATHRADFKIEELVEFVRAASSSEEEFQNSLASMHEALDKAAEKVAKKTPAKQNLVGQVDALIDTLYFTYGSFVLMGVDPERIFDIVHEANMGKVFPDGKAHFDPVTHKILKPDDWEEKYAPEPAIRQELQRQFKAYERHKERKNKK from the coding sequence ATGGAAGTCAAGGCTGTTTTTTTTGATATCGATGGAACGCTAGTCAACGATCGCAAGAGTGTTTTGAAATCCACTAAGGACGCGATTAAGATTGTCAAAGAGCAAGGAGTGCTTGTTGGAGTAGCGACAGGACGAGGGCCGTTTTTTGTCAAGGAATTGATGGAAGACTTGGACCTAGACTTTGCGGTGACCTACAATGGCCAATACATTTTTAATAAAGAAAAGGTGCTCTTTGCAAGTCCGATTGCTAAGTCAAGCCTGCGTCAACTGATTGCTTACGCTAAAAAGGAGCGTAAAGAAATCGCTCTTGGAACCGAGCATGCCGTTGTTGGTTCGAAGATTATGTCATTTGGTCTCGGCTCCTTTTCACAACTGGTTAGTCGTTTTATTCCGACTGTGCTGACAAGAACCGTTAGCCGTTCCTTTAATCGAATGGTTAGCAAGGCAGTTCCTCAAAAGGAAGACGACCTGCTTAACTTGATTAATCAACCCATTTATCAAGTTTTGATGCTGATGACGCCAGAGGAATCTGAGAAGGCAGCAGCTGATTTTGAAGATTTGAAATTAACTCGAAGCAATCCTTTTGCAGCAGATATCATCAACCAAGGAAATTCCAAACTAGAAGGCATTCGCCGAGTCGGGAAAGAATATGGATTTGATCTCAATCAAGTCATGGCCTTTGGTGATTCAGACAACGATCTGGAAATGTTAGCGGGTGTTGGTATGTCGGTTGCTATGGGAAATGGCAGTAGCAGTGTCAAAGAAGTTGCCAAGCATATTACGGCAAGTAATCAACAAGATGGTATCCACAAGGCGCTCGAGCACTTTGGTGTTTTGGCTTCAGAAAAAGTGTTTGTCAGTCGAGACTACCACTTTAATAAGGTCAAAACCTTCCACCACATGATGGATGAACGAACTCAAGAAGAGCCACAGGCATGGGATGCTGAAGGTGCAACCCACCGCGCAGACTTTAAAATTGAAGAATTAGTAGAGTTTGTTCGCGCAGCAAGTTCTTCGGAGGAAGAATTCCAAAACTCCCTTGCAAGCATGCATGAGGCACTTGATAAGGCGGCAGAGAAAGTGGCGAAAAAGACGCCTGCTAAGCAAAATCTGGTCGGTCAAGTGGATGCTTTGATTGACACATTGTATTTCACATACGGCAGTTTTGTATTGATGGGAGTAGATCCAGAACGCATTTTTGATATTGTCCATGAAGCAAATATGGGGAAGGTTTTCCCTGATGGGAAAGCTCATTTTGACCCAGTTACACACAAGATTTTAAAACCAGATGACTGGGAAGAAAAATATGCTCCAGAACCTGCCATCCGACAGGAACTACAACGTCAGTTTAAAGCTTATGAGCGACATAAAGAAAGAAAAAATAAAAAATAA